Below is a window of Tolypothrix bouteillei VB521301 DNA.
ATTCATCTTCGGGCTGCTCTTCCCCACCCACCTTTGAGTCACAGATATACTGTTGCCAATATACGGGAATTATTGGGGTTCGGAAATGGCGATTGGCAATGAGTCCTAATACAAACCACCCACGAGTAATGCACGAGAGGTTGTTGAAAGCCTGGTGCTTTTCACAAAGACGAGTGATGTAAGTTTTCAGGTCATCTAAGTTTTCCGACAATCGAAACGGCTCGAAAGTAAACCCGCTTGCATATCCTGCATTAGTGCTGTACAGGTGGTTGTCTGTATCTTCGTCAGGAAACCACACCTGAAAATTAGTGTTGGTAAAAGTTCTCCTCACAGCTTCTTGGAAAGCTGTATAATCATCAGCAAGATTCAACACAGCATACCAACCAGCTAGCATGGGCAGAAGCGTGGAAGCGTGCATCAGCTCTTCTTTCGGTGGAGCTTGACCAACTTCCATTGCAACAAGGTCATTGTAACTGTCCGAAGTGATGGGGAAGTATTTACCGAAATGATAAGCGTTGACTATATGATAGCTAAGTTCTTTAACCCAATTGGCAGCTTCATCTCTGTATCCAGCTGCAGTGAGTGTTAGGAGTCCCAAGGCAATGTCAATCGCATGACCGTCATATCGGGGAGTAAACGCAGGAGGATTGTTCTCAATTAGACCTGCAAGCATCTGTGCGACCGCTTGCATCTGCCCAGAGTACCTCTCACGAAGCTGTTCATCGCGTGTAAATGCGGATAAATTCTCAAAGGCTATGCCCAGTGCGCCAAGAATACCGATGACTTCAAAAGTGCGAAGGGGGTACTCCAGTTCATCTGCACCATAGCCAAACAAACCATCCTTTACAAAGCAGTGTTGCTGAAGCTTGGCAGCATATGCACCAGTAACCTTAAGGTACGTCAAGAAAAGTTGGGTAAATTTCCCGCTCGTTGTCTTACAATCGAAAAGCTCGTTTTGACGCATCCAGTCCCAGGTACGAAGAATGGCGCGTTCGGCACAGAGTAAAGCAGGTCGGAGATTATCAGCTTCTTGACACCAATGGAAAACAATGTTGGTGCTCAGATTGAGCAAGCAAAGTGCTTTCTGGCGCTTGCGCTCAGCGCTTTTATTTTTCTCAGAGGGCAAGTCGCGTTTAAACAGTGTCTCCTCAATGAGCGCATAGAAGAAACGCGGTTCATCCTCGTTTTGGTCAGCTAGTGCGATCGTCTTACGCAGATGCTTTTGAGTGGATTCTGGAAATAAGTACTCATCAAGAAAATACTGTTCGATAAGCAAAGTTAGCCGATCGCCACCCCAAAAGTCAAACTCAATCTCGCCATATTTTGGATCGCTCGTCGTGTACCTATGAACAAAGTTGACCCAGTCCGGTTCAACATCTTGTTTTAATTCACCCCCAGTAGCAAGGATAATTTTCTTTGGTAGTGCCTCGTGTTCTGGTCGGACACGGTTACGCAAGTACGAGTCAAGTATTTCGTTGAGCGACGGACGCACAGCATTTTTCCCTGCATCCCAGTCGGTGCGAGAAATATCCCCCTCTTTCACAGTGAATAAAAATAGTTTCTGCTTATTGTCTTTAGGGTCAACACCAACAGCAGGAATATCAACACCAAATTGGCGCGGACCAACAGCAGGACGACTTAATAAATCAATTCCCATCATCAGAAGAAGGTCGGGGAGTAGCGCATCTATCTCTTTTGACTCTTTGAGCATACTGAGATACTCGCGAATAACCAATTTCATACAGCAGTCTCCCCAGTGATTTCATCTTCTGTTCCGTTTTGCTTATCTTGCAACCCAACATTCTGCCACTGAAGACGTTGATGAAATTGTCCGAGGGGGTCGATAAATTCTCCTTGTGGCAATTCGCACTCGTAGGAAAACGCGGCAAATGGGGACGGGTCTGTAAATTCCCCATCTCGCTCATAGGAAATACCGCGACCGTACTTAATTCTGACCTTTGGTAATATACTCGCAAACACAGAACGTCGTTCTGCTTCTTGCATCATTGCGGTCTGCTGCTTCCACTTAGCTAATCGCAGAAGATACGTTTGCTGTGAAGAAGGTTCGAGTTCCTTCAGACGGGGTAGTTTTTGCCGTTCATTAAAATAAGCATCGGAACGATTTAATGCCTCCTGAATGATATTTAGTTCAGCTTCTGTTATGTCATCTTCTTTTATTCGGCTTTTGAGGTATTCGCCAGCATCACGCGGATGATTGTACAGTACATACTCGCTCTCGAATTCTACAATCAAGCTTGCGATACCAGGCGAATAGGGTTCTCGCTTTATAGCCGACAGTAGAAGTGCAGCAAGAGAAGCAATATCTGTTATGTAACCCGCGAGCCGAGACAGTACATTGATAACTGTTTGCTCGTCAAGGGTATCCAGTACTTCTTTGCTTAGCATTATGACTCGATTTTTCGCTGCTTTCCTGCGGACAACTTCTGTTGTCTCTTCATGGCTCTCACCTACTGGAATTGAATTAAAGAAACGAATCACATCACTTCCAGCAAGGTGCAATCGTTTATCTTTAGATGCGAACCACCGGGTAATTGCTGCATTTAGTGCGTTAAGATTGTTATTATATAGCTCAGCGAACGTACTGTTAAGCATTTCAGAAAATTTTGTCTGTTCTCCATTCCTGCTGTAGTCCCAGCCCAATGCTATGACTTCAACCACTTGTAGGGCAGTATCTGGGTCGTTTTGTGCGTAGTGTTCTATACAGTAATCCAAGTCTCGTAACATCTCTAGGGAGAGAGATTGACCCCGCACCAAACGTAAAATTGCTTCCTTGTACCAGGGACGACTGCTGGCAACGCTTACTTTCTGAAACAATATATTGCCCAACTGCTCCCGGACAGCATAGTTCTGACATGATGCAAATTCAACCAGGACTTCTGCTGCTTTCTCTGATTTGTTAACTAAATTACCATAGGCGCTAAGCAATACGAGGTCGGTCTCCACGTTAAAGGTAGTTTTGAGTTCATTGAGTCTATCCAAAGTAACACGTAGTAACTCACGCTGCTCGCTAGTGTCATACTTAAATTTACCTAGTGCAGCAATACCTATCCGGCGAAGTGTAGGCTGCTGAGAATCTGTCAGAACGAGAGCGCGGCGATGGGCTTCTTTTTGGTCTAACTTAGCCAGTCCAAGAAGTGCATCGACAGCTAGTTCAATAATTCGCGACTCCGGACGTGCTAGAAACTCGTGGTAGAGGAAATCTGCATTATTTTGAGAACGGGCAGCCAGATTTTCGATAATCGAGTATATTTTATATCCAGCACTAGTTTGAAGTATTAGTTCCAGCGCATCAACTAGAGATGCAACCAGAGATTCCGATTTAAGGTCAAGTTCTGAAAGTGCATCACAGAAGATGTCGTAAATCTTCCCTTTTGATCGGTCTCGTTTTTCTCTTGATTTTTCTAGTCTTGCGATTTCGACAACACGACCTACTATATCTTTCTTGTATTCGTAGTTCAGTACAAGCAGTACGCTAGCACCAATTCGACAATCGATATTATTGGTAACACGATAACTGCGCCTATATATTTCATCAAACAAATTGGCAAACTTTTCGAGTTCGTCCCAAGTTGCGATCGCTAAATCTACTGCATGACGAACTAAGTAGTCGTGCCGAACTGCTGGATCGGAAAAGCTTACCTTGCCATCATCGCTTGAGAGAAACCTAAGTTCAAGAGCCTTGCTCAAATCAACTTCATCAATTGGCGCTCTAGGTACAGTCTCCTCAGATTGTTCGTAGATTGCGGCAGCTACCCATTGTAAAGCTGCATGCGCGTCTGCAGAACTTTGTCTGATTTGTTGCCAGTGTGGGGTCAAGTTCATCATTAATATTGGCTTTTGAAGTACTCCCTTAATACTGGTTGCGGGAATATATGGTAGTTCTTCCTTAGAACCAAATAAACTCTGCTGTAGAAGACTATTTACCCATTCTTCTAATGTCGTGTTATTAGCGCGCGCTTGCTCTTGGAGTACTACTGCAACATCACTCCACAGCTTTATTTTGCTTTCCTCTGGTTCATCATCCCATGAGATCGTCAAAGTTCCGCCAAGAGCTTGAACTAATTCTTCTATAGTCTCCAGCTTAGACTTTCTTGGTTCTGAGACAGCTTTGTTGACAGCACTCTGATACTGAGTTACAGGAGGAACCTTACCACCTTCGGCACGTAGCGCACAAATTTCCTTGGCTAGCCTGTATGGGGTCCAGTTCAGCTTCTTTAAGCGCTTCTCCAGAAATTCTTTATCCATCTGCTGTCTCCTAAGAGCTACAGCATTAGGGCGCTGTAGTTTGCGATTATCTCAATTTACTAACTCATTTTACTAGCGTTCTAGTGCTATATCCTGAGTATTTTAGCAGGTATTTTTGTAAAATCTCCTATCTTAACTTATACAGCCCCTCTGAAGGCACTAGCATAATCCCTTAAACTTTTGCGCTATAGAGGTTGAGAGTGTCAGCACTTAAGAATATATACTTGCTAACCGATTTCACTTCTTGGTGCCTACAAACCTAATTAATTAGTTCAACCTGCGATCCTGTATCTGCTTATGTTAGGTAGCAATCGACTAAAATCCTTATGCACGGGGGTTTCCATCTTTTTTACCGTTTTCAAGCATTATGGTGCTGCATAAAGCATTTTAACGCTTGAATTACAAGTGCTGCTGGACTATAAATAAAAAGGCGGTACATGACCGCCCAATTCTTTCATTAAATTCAAAATTTAATTATGCAACAAAAAAGGCTTTGCCCGGAACCCTCCAACGAAGCGGCACTGTACTACCGTGCCGAAGACAAGACACTCCGCCCTGTAGACCCCCTGCAGCAACATCTTCCTGTGCTGCGGGGGTCTACTTATGCAGGTCAATTCTGCTATGTCGCAGATGATGACCTTCCTATTCCTGGTAACACCTACTATAGTGTCGGCGCGATTCAAGGGCAAACCAAAGATCCTAAGTCAGAGGCAGCTCTACAGAAATGGGAGCGTCAGGTAGGTAAACAAGAAGCGGAACGCATTCGCAACGAGGCGGTCGGTGCTGGGAAGGCAGCCCATGCCGTTCTTCACTCCCGCCTAACTGGAGAGGTTTTCAGCCCTGTTAGCAGTCGCTACGAGCCTTACCTTCGCGCCCTTGAGCAAGTGCTTCCCAACTTCGACCAGCCGCTCCTCTCCGAGCAAATGGTTGTTAACTTCAAGTACCGCTACTATGGCGTAATAGACCAACTCTGCCCCTATAAAGGCAAGCTCACTCTGAGTGACCTCAAGACATCTTCTAAGGCAAAGACCTTGATGGACTGGATTCAAGATAAGGTACAGCAGTTAACGGCTTACTACCTGGCGCTGGAATCGCTGTACGACTTGGAGCAGGCAGCCCTTCTTTACCTTATTGGTGACGCTACCCACGACGAATTCATCTTTACCCCAGCACAGATGGAACTTTACAAGCATAACTGGCTCGAACGCCTTGACCTATTCCGTCGGCGGGAGTTGGTTGGCTTTGACTCCTCTCGCCTTGAGGAACCGTGTCTTTTAGTTTCTAAACGCTAATCCACCTTTTAGGCGCGGATGCACTGCTGACAACCAACGGTGCATTTACCTTTCATCTTTTCGTATGGAGTATTATCAATGAGCATAGTTTGGGACGATTACGAATTTGAAGGACCGTGGAGTCTAAATACTTGGAACCCGCCCGATCGCGCAGGTATATATGCCATCATGTGCAAGCCCTATCCTCTAACCCAGCCAGACACGTATCAAATCATTTACTTTGGTGAAACTGAGAACTTTGGCGATCGAGGTTTTCCTAGGAGCCATCATGCCTCTCAATGCTGGATTAAGCAAGCGGGCAATCAATTGAACCTTTATGTAGGCGTGTATCGTATGCCAGGATCTACCAAGGCTCAACGTCTGTTAGTAGAGAGTAAGCTGACACAGAGATACCGTCCAGCTTGCAACCTTGCTGTCTAGAGTGGTTGTATTGCAAAAACAGGAGGGGTAGTCAAGTAGGAACTTACCCCTGCTAATAACTTGGGACGTAAAGTTGAGGAGAACATTATTACTCTACCCCCTACTTGCCGTCAGAAAGCAAATCCCGATATTCCCAGTGACCGCGTTCGCCCAAACGGTGGATAATAGATTCAGCAACCTGTCTTGCTTTGTCATTGTTGCCCTTAATGGCAGTAGTCAGGATAGTTTTAGCATCATTATGCCAGCCATAGATACCCCCCCCTTTCTTGTCTTTCTCGATTATCAGTTTGAGGCACTCAACGGCTGACTCTGGCATCACATCAGCAAGCTTAGCTAGATGTTTCAGTACCAAAAACTCAGGATCTACTTTACCAACTAGCTCAAGAACCTGTTTGAATTGTGCAATAGCCCAAGAATCATCGAATTTCGCGGAGCTGAACCACCAACCAAAAGTAGCAATTTCACTGACATAGGAACTAGGGTCAGCTGAACTACGTACTGAGTCAATACGCTTTTCCCAAAGCAATTGAAGCCGATTAAGGATTTCTGGATCTATCGCGTCTTTTGTGTTGTCGAGGCTTCGCCCTACAAATCTGAGAGCGTAACTACGCAACGCATCAGAAGCTAATTCAAAAAACCGAGCCAGTAATCCTTCTGGCTCATCCAAATTTAGCTTTCCACGCCAATATAGGGTCATCAAGTGCTCAGAAAGACCTTCATCAGGATGTGTCAGTTTTGGTGTTTCAATCAAGGCTGAGGCGATCTGTTCGACTCTATAGCAGTATTCTTCACGCAATACATCGAAAACGTTGTCATACACATTAGAATTCGTAATGTAGCTTTCCCAAGCAGCACGTCGCATATCGCTGAAAATCTCATCTTGTGGGAAAATTTTCCCTATACTCTGAATTGTCCAGTGCGGATCTAGTAAATTTAGCCAAGGTAACCACTCACCATAAACTGTGCGGATTGCAAGGGATGGCTCTTTGTCTGGGTTAAGATGCTCATCAAGTACCAGCGGTACTTCAGGCATATTGTCAAAACCCTGCTCCAGTCGCTCTGCTCCCTCAGATATTTGCTCAAAATGGTGTCGAATCCAGAGGGCATAGCGAACAACTGCACGCAGGGCTTCCCCACGAACTGTATTAATCGCGAGTTCACTGGGATTATTATTAAAGCCATGGTAGCCCATTTCTCTTTCAGGGGTGGGGTCTAGATGTTGAGTTAGAAGACTGAGCGTATTCCAAACCTGCTCGCGTAGATTATACGGAATTCCAATTTTATCAACTGTCAATCCGACTTCAAACAAGTCTGCCACTGTTCGGCAAGGTTCGAGCCAATCCCTATTGGAATTGTTATCAGTTGTCTGAAACTTTTGAACTTGCTCAGACTCCTGGGCTAACCAACTGCAGAGACAAAGAACAGATGCCCAATCAAATTCTTTTACTTCTTTCTGTTGTCCTGACTGATTATTTAAAGCTTGGCGCAGCCCTCTAAGCAGGTTCGTTAGGTATATTGGGTGCAAACCTTGGAACTGAGCGGATGCTTGTGCATAGCGTTGAGGATTTTTTTCAGCAAGCCTTGCCAGAGCAGATCCTAACCCTTGTCGTGATGGTTCTTCAAAGGGATCTGTAGAATTTTGCTCCCATGTTCTGAGAAAGGAAACGAGTTCCTCAATACTCATTGA
It encodes the following:
- a CDS encoding PD-(D/E)XK nuclease family protein, which produces MLRGSTYAGQFCYVADDDLPIPGNTYYSVGAIQGQTKDPKSEAALQKWERQVGKQEAERIRNEAVGAGKAAHAVLHSRLTGEVFSPVSSRYEPYLRALEQVLPNFDQPLLSEQMVVNFKYRYYGVIDQLCPYKGKLTLSDLKTSSKAKTLMDWIQDKVQQLTAYYLALESLYDLEQAALLYLIGDATHDEFIFTPAQMELYKHNWLERLDLFRRRELVGFDSSRLEEPCLLVSKR
- a CDS encoding GIY-YIG nuclease family protein, which produces MSIVWDDYEFEGPWSLNTWNPPDRAGIYAIMCKPYPLTQPDTYQIIYFGETENFGDRGFPRSHHASQCWIKQAGNQLNLYVGVYRMPGSTKAQRLLVESKLTQRYRPACNLAV